Within Ipomoea triloba cultivar NCNSP0323 chromosome 9, ASM357664v1, the genomic segment CTAGGAATTTTGCATCATCAGCAGTtaataaattttcttttcttttcaaggcATCAAATAAAGCTATATAttgtttccaaaaaataaaaaataaagctatACATTAGCAATACGATGATTTTACAGAAACGAATATGCAGACACCTGAGGGCTGAGACTGACAATGGAAACTAGATAGAACATAACACGGAAATCAGCAGTAAAAACACAAATTTAAGAAGCAAAAGTATTTAGAAAACTTGATGATACCAATCACTTAATCCACAAAAGTCAATTTGACTAGCAAACATTATTCGACCAACCGGTGTGAACAGTGCTTTGgaagataaaacataaaaactAAATAGCTCCCTGCAATAGTTAAACATTGTCTCCacaaaagatactgcagttccTCATACTCAAAAccagaaaatgaaacaaaaatacaaaaccTTGCTTAGTACTTGTAGTCCTTCACATGAAGGCTCTCTGATGCAGCAGCACTGATGTTAGCAGATCCTGCATATGTACCAAGAGTTGCCTCAGAGTTGGCTTTGCACCTTTCCAGGAAGTTAGCCTGAGCTGCCTTGACATTTTCCTCTTTTCCACCCCAAATCTTGAGGGTGCTAGCCTGAAGAGCACGTCCAAAGGAGAAAGAGAGGTTCCATGGCTTCTTAGTCTTCAGCTTGTTCATTGCATTAAGGTTGACGGTAGCCTCCTCCTCACTCTGCCCACCAGACAAGAACACCACAGCAGGTACAGCTGCAGGCATGGTGCGCTGTAGGGCGCGCACGGTGTACTCAGCAATCACCTCTGCTGAAACCTTGGCACACTCAGAACCGGGAGTGACCATGTTGGGCTTCAACAAGGTACCCTCAAGGAGGACATGGTGGTCGTTGAGGGCCTTGTAGCAAGCAGCAAGAACACGCTCGGTTACATCAGCACATTTGTTAATGTCATGAGGTCCGTCAACAAGAATCTCGGGCTCAACGATGGGCACAAGACCATTCTGCTGGCAGATGATAGCATAACGAGCAAGACCATTGGCATTCTCATTGATGGCAAGCTGAGATGGCTCGGTCGCTCCAATCTTGAGCACAGCACGCCATTTAGCAAACCTAGCACCAGCCTCGTAGTACTTCTTGCAGCGCTCAGCCAGGCCATCAAGACCCTGGGTGGTTGTCTCACCATTGGTTCCAGGAAGCTCAACAACACCCTTGTCAACCTTGATTCCGGGAAGCACTCCACCCTCCTTCATGACTTCAACAAAGGGCTTGCCTGCAAATTAAAATAAGCAAATGCGTACGTCATTTTTACATAAATAAACAAGGAAAACCACAGAAAACTTGTGTTGCAATCAATAAGCAATGCCATGTCAATTAATATGAGAACACACACCAGAAGCAGTCTTCTGGTAAAGAGTTTCCTCGAACAAGATAACTCCACTGAGGTACTTGAGTGCACCAGGGGTAGTGAAAAGCAGCTCACGGAGAGCCCTCCTGTTTGTCTCAACATTCTCAACATTGATGCTAGCAAAACGCTTGCCAATTGTGCCAGTTGATTCATCAGCAGCAAGAATACCCTTTCCAGGGGTACCAATATAAGCAGCATTGGCAATGAGCTCATCTGCAGATATTCAAAGATGCACACAAATGATTCAACAACATAACAGCATAAACAAATTACAAAGACAAAACTACATAGAGGATAAAAGGCTTCAAACAACAAACAAAGACTACACAATGCTCACAAGTTTCATTAACTTAGTCAACTCTAAAAACAATAGTCCAAATCAAAGCACAAATTAAACTCCCATGAAATTATTTAGATCTTAATCCACCTTAAGCTGTATTAATGTTCATATTTAGAGATCAAATATTTGCAACTTGGGGGGACCCCAACTTAGATCAAATATTACCATAATAGTATTTccaaaatcaaaaacaaaacaatatttttcaacAAACAAATAATAAGTACAATAACATCAGATCTATCTATACTGTAACGTCAACAAAACTACCGATACCTTAGATCGAAAACAGTACTATAAAACAAGCTTCTCAAATTTCATAGTAGTTAATCACATAAGTTCAGATCAGCGAGCATATAAGCAAAATCAtactcaaaaacaaaaatgaaaatcttTCAAAAAGAAAGAGATCTGCACGGATTCAAATGGAAACAAACAGATCCAGATAACGaagaattaaaatttcatatgcTTTAAACATCTAACATCGCGAGATGAAAACATGAAGGAAAAAAACAAGGATATATGGAATACCGGCGTATTTTCCTCTGTAGCACGACATGGCGGCTGTTTTGTGTAGAATACTAGAGAGATCGAAGGCGAGTTGAAAGAGAGAGAGGTTGGTGAGTAGCGTGAAGACTCTGGGAGTCAGTAGGGTTTTTATACTTAATAAAGAATCCAAACACACATCGTTTTTATCGTCAATAAGGCGGATTCCTATTTCTTTTGACTCTTCTACCCTCTCCACAAATGATCCTAATAGAATAATTCGAAACTTTGGACAGATACCTTGTGCATATCAACATTTAATTTTATCTATTGAATCATTTAgttattgtaatttatatccTCTTAAATGCTCTGTT encodes:
- the LOC116030136 gene encoding fructose-bisphosphate aldolase 6, cytosolic-like, which translates into the protein MSCYRGKYADELIANAAYIGTPGKGILAADESTGTIGKRFASINVENVETNRRALRELLFTTPGALKYLSGVILFEETLYQKTASGKPFVEVMKEGGVLPGIKVDKGVVELPGTNGETTTQGLDGLAERCKKYYEAGARFAKWRAVLKIGATEPSQLAINENANGLARYAIICQQNGLVPIVEPEILVDGPHDINKCADVTERVLAACYKALNDHHVLLEGTLLKPNMVTPGSECAKVSAEVIAEYTVRALQRTMPAAVPAVVFLSGGQSEEEATVNLNAMNKLKTKKPWNLSFSFGRALQASTLKIWGGKEENVKAAQANFLERCKANSEATLGTYAGSANISAAASESLHVKDYKY